A DNA window from Nyctibius grandis isolate bNycGra1 chromosome 25, bNycGra1.pri, whole genome shotgun sequence contains the following coding sequences:
- the PAFAH1B2 gene encoding platelet-activating factor acetylhydrolase IB subunit alpha2 isoform X2: protein MSQGHSNPAAVPHAAEDIQGDDRWMSQHNRFVLDCKDKEPDVLFVGDSMVQLLQQYEIWRELFSPLHALNFGIGGDTTGHVLWRLKNGELENIKPKVIVVWVGTNNHENTAEEVAGGIEAIVRLINTQQPQAKVIVLGLLPRGEKPNPLRQKNAQVNHLLKASLPKLPNVQLLDVDAGFVHSDGTISYHDMFDFLHLTGGGYAKICKPLHELIMQLLEETPEEKRAALA, encoded by the exons ATGAGCCAGGGGCACTCCAACCCGGCCGCGGTGCCCCACGCCGCCGAGGATATCCAGGGGGACGACAGGTGGATGTCCCAG caCAATAGATTTGTCTTGGACTGCAAAGACAAGGAGCCCGACGTGCTCTTCGTGGGCGACTCCATGGTGCAGTTGCTACAGCAGTATGAG ATATGGCGAGAGCTCTTCTCACCGCTTCATGCGTTGAATTTTGGGATTGGTGGAGACACCACAGGACATGTCCTATGGAGACTGAAGAACGGGGAGCTGGAGAACATTAAACCGAAG gTCATCgttgtttgggttggaacaAATAACCATGAAAACACAGCGGAAGAAGTAGCAGGTGGAATCGAGGCCATCGTGCGCCTGATAAACACCCAGCAGCCGCAGGCCAAAGTCATTGTCCTG GGCCTGCTACCTCGTGGAGAGAAGCCAAACCCGCTGCGGCAGAAGAACGCCCAGGTGAACCACCTGCTGAAGGCCTCGCTCCCCAAGCTGCCCAACGTCCAGCTGCTGGACGTGGACGCCGGCTTCGTGCACTCGGATGGCACCATCTCGTACCACGACATGTTTGATTTCCTGCACCTGACGGGGGGGGGCTACGCCAAGATCTGCAAACCCCTCCACGAACTGATcatgcagctgctggaggagaccCCCGAGGAGAAGCGAGCTGCCCTGGCCTGA
- the PAFAH1B2 gene encoding platelet-activating factor acetylhydrolase IB subunit alpha2 isoform X1: MESRGEPQPPNRMSQGHSNPAAVPHAAEDIQGDDRWMSQHNRFVLDCKDKEPDVLFVGDSMVQLLQQYEIWRELFSPLHALNFGIGGDTTGHVLWRLKNGELENIKPKVIVVWVGTNNHENTAEEVAGGIEAIVRLINTQQPQAKVIVLGLLPRGEKPNPLRQKNAQVNHLLKASLPKLPNVQLLDVDAGFVHSDGTISYHDMFDFLHLTGGGYAKICKPLHELIMQLLEETPEEKRAALA; this comes from the exons ATGGAGTCGCGGGGGGAGCCGCAGCCGCC GAACAGGATGAGCCAGGGGCACTCCAACCCGGCCGCGGTGCCCCACGCCGCCGAGGATATCCAGGGGGACGACAGGTGGATGTCCCAG caCAATAGATTTGTCTTGGACTGCAAAGACAAGGAGCCCGACGTGCTCTTCGTGGGCGACTCCATGGTGCAGTTGCTACAGCAGTATGAG ATATGGCGAGAGCTCTTCTCACCGCTTCATGCGTTGAATTTTGGGATTGGTGGAGACACCACAGGACATGTCCTATGGAGACTGAAGAACGGGGAGCTGGAGAACATTAAACCGAAG gTCATCgttgtttgggttggaacaAATAACCATGAAAACACAGCGGAAGAAGTAGCAGGTGGAATCGAGGCCATCGTGCGCCTGATAAACACCCAGCAGCCGCAGGCCAAAGTCATTGTCCTG GGCCTGCTACCTCGTGGAGAGAAGCCAAACCCGCTGCGGCAGAAGAACGCCCAGGTGAACCACCTGCTGAAGGCCTCGCTCCCCAAGCTGCCCAACGTCCAGCTGCTGGACGTGGACGCCGGCTTCGTGCACTCGGATGGCACCATCTCGTACCACGACATGTTTGATTTCCTGCACCTGACGGGGGGGGGCTACGCCAAGATCTGCAAACCCCTCCACGAACTGATcatgcagctgctggaggagaccCCCGAGGAGAAGCGAGCTGCCCTGGCCTGA